The genomic region CTTTTTTTCTTTTTTTAGTAGAATACGATTGAAGGGCGTAACATAGTAATAAAGTTTGTATTTATTAACCATGTGTAGATAGCTTATCTATGTTTCCTCCTTTATTTAAGTTCTATTCGGGACAGCGCGTGCTATGCTATATCAAAATTTCCATTTTCTATTCCATCTATTGAATGAAAAATTGAAGCACTACAATTTACTAATAATTCTCTATAGTCATCATATATAGATATGATATCCAATTAGATATTTGTATAACAATTTATGTTCTGGGGTTTACATATACTTCTATTTGCTGTTATAATGGAAATTGGAAAGGATTTTTTTTTATGGAAAAGAATCAATACTGATTAGTTATGTATCAATTTGGATTTTCTTATATAATTAGAATTAGGATTAAGAAAAGACAATTTTGGATTCAAATCCAAGAATCGTTCATGAATTTACAGTCCCATTTAATAGTTAATGGTTCCAATTTGTCCTAAATTTTGGCTTTTGGGACTGAAAAACCACATTTGGTTTTTCAATTTTTCAATATCAATATAAAAAAGAGAGGGAAAATTTTTAGATATTTCGTTTTTGAGATACTATACATACAACCGAAGGGATGGATCCAATCCAAAAAACGAAGGATTTTTTTCTTTTCGGGCAGGGGTTAAATTTAAGAAAACGGGATTCAAGATGCAAGTCCAATAAAAAAAGAAGTTTCGGAATCCCCCACTCGACGCAAACAAAGGGAGACTTTTTTCATCTATTTTGTAGGGTATCATACATTTTGGCGGCATGGCCGAGCGGTAAGGCGGGGGACTGCAAATCCTTTTTCCCCAGTTCAAATCCGGGTGTCGCCTGATCAAGAAAAAACTCGAAATCTCTTATTTCGTTTTGCTGATATAACTCGCTGAATTTTTCCCCAGCAGAAGCAAACAAAGTAAAAGGACTCTTGAGACTTGCTTGCTTGGTTCGAAACATCTGGAAGTTTGGCTCTCGAAAGCTAAAGTGCTCTAAATCCTTGCCTCTAGGATTCAAGGACAGATGAATGGTGGAAGGGCTCTCATATAAAGATTTATTGATTCCCTTCCACTACTAATGTAGTGTTTAATTACCGGGTCCTGAATTAGATTGGATAGCCCCACGGAAAATCGAATTAGTGGTTGTGGAAAGGGCTGAAGATACTTTCTATAGAGACTCAGGAGAGTCTCTAAGTCCTCGCCATCCAATAACAATTCGATGGAAAGTTGGCTTTCGAAAATTGAAATGAAAAAAAAAGATTCTTTCTTTTCAACAAACCCTAGTCAAAAATGGAATAGGTAGTCCTCCGATTGTTTCACAGAGACAATACTTAGACAGTAAGAATTCGATCAAATGGGAAATAAAAGGATGTGATAGATAACGATCTATCTTGACATTCTATTTTTCATATTTTTATACCTTGTCTAAAGATAAAGACAAGAAAAGATAGAATAGGTCTTATTATTCCTACATCTTAGGAAGATTCCCCTGATACTTCTAAATGGGTCACTGCGTATTTTCCTTGTGCTTAACGTTTTCCGATTCTACTAGAAAAATAATATTCTATAAGAATTTAAAGAATTTGTTATAAGCAGATTTATTAGAGCCTTTGATCAATGGTGTTGGGTCAGAATCCCTTTTTGACTCTACGCCAGTGATTCCACTATTATTAGTGAACAATAATATAATGGAATAATTCCTTCATAGAGATAGGGGACATAATTTACATGGATATAGTAAGTCTTGCTTGGGCTGCTTTAATGGTAGTCTTTACATTTTCTCTTTCACTCGTAGTATGGGGAAGAAGTGGACTCTAAAGGTACTACTAATTGAGGCGAGGAATCAAACTGTATCGATTGTTTTCTAGATCGTTTTGCAAAGCCTTTTTCCTTTTTATTTGATTTTTATTTGTTTTTCTTTCCCTTTTTATTAAGAGAAAAACGTTCGGTTATTATATTAAGTGGATACGTACCTTCTATGGGAAACAACATATACATAGTGGTTGTCCAAGGAGGAACTACGCATAATAAGATCTTACCTTGGCAAGTCACATATTGCGCACTTACTTTACCACTTGTTTTTTATTTTAGAAATCTTATTTATGCTATACTTAGGCTTTATTGACTCATTTCATATCATGGTTCAAGAGTTTAAATAAAATGGTGGGTTTTCTTATTTTATTCCTTTTCGAAATCCGAAGAAATTTCTAGAGAACTTCTTGGATCATCTGTTAACTGCTCAATCAATTACTTCTTCGGAATGCTAAAAGAAAATTAATCGATTTTCCTTTTTTAATATACTATATTCCATACCCCCCCGTCGCCCATGGATTTGATTCTTTCGATCGATACAGGGATTCGTATTGAAAATAATGCGAAATCTAGGAATTCGAAGCGTACTATTAAGAATTGCCTTTCGATTGTTTTCGATTGATTGGAATCAAGACAAATTAAATAGAATTGGGATGCTATGTACATTCCATATATCAATACATATATCAAAAAGATACATATTGTAGATTAATCTATATTAAGATTCTATTTTTTTTTTTTATTTTATACAGTACAACTTGTTACATTCCAATAAATTACAATAAGAATAATAGCTCGTATGGTAGAAAGAAATACATGAATCTTTCTACCATACTATCGGATCTCATAGAATACTATACTGCTAATTCGAGTCCGCTCATTTCATTTAAGACACGAGATGAAAATCCTTTTGATTTCTTCTATTTCTTCAATCATTGACTAAGAAAAGAAGTTAAGTTTGATTCAAATTAATCACTTTGACTGACTGTTTTTACGTATATTATAAGTAAAAAAGCAGTAGGAACTAGAATGAAGAGTGCAGTAGCAATAAATGCGAGAATATTTACTTCCATAATCTCATTTTTTTTTTTATTTGGCAATAACTCGGGATTTAATCCCATAGAGATGATAAATTTTTCGCCTGTAAATTCAATGGGATGAATTACACCTTGATGATATTGAATCGGATCAATATCATGAATAACAATATCTGAGCTATCAAATCAACTCATCGTCGAGAATTGAATAGTATAACATAGGAAGATCTTTTATCCATACCGAATCCAAAATTGGATTCCTGATCCAACCCCTTTACTTTTCTTTTTTATTTGAATTTATCCTTCTTTTTCATTCTTCATTCTTTTTTTTCTATAAACTACCGCCTTCCTTCTACAATCATCTGATGACGTATCATTTGACCTCTCTTACGTTTCCATTGGTTACAAACCCAAACAAACAATAGAAGTAAAATAGAAAAGAAGGAGTTAAGTACTCTTTTTTAATGATTTAATCTTTGTGGAAAACAAAAAAAAAGAAATAAGTATGATAAAAAGAAAGCGAGTCTTAAGGTATAAAAAAATCGAATATTACATCACACTATTTTCGAGTTTGTTCTTTTTTCGATAGTACCCTTAAATAAAAATAAAAAAAAATTATTCATCCCCTCTCTCTAAGGAGAGGTTGGATCTTTCTTTGATCTTTATTAATATATATCCTCTTTCTTTGGATTAAAAACGAAACGGGACGCATATATGAAAATAAAAGTTCAAAGTATTCTATCAAAGCAATTATGTGAAATTCATTTTGTATCATACATCTATTTGTGCATGGGTTCCCGGTAAATATATAGTACTCTATTCTATTACACGGATCAGGAGCAATTGAAAAAGCCAGACCCAGTACGGTATCGATATCTCTTGGAATCCTAAACTAAATAGGATACTACCAATAATCGTAGCAATCCACATATGTTCCTATCCCATTAATCAATACTGATTGATGGAATGGAAATTCTTCTATTTCTTTGATGAGAAATGCGAAACGAAAAAAAAAAAAAGAAAAATAAGAGAAATCCAATACCTGTTGGGAATGAAATTCGACTATTTTATTTGTATCTCTTTTCACATCCAAATGGAGAGATGAATTAATGTATTTTTTGTTGGATTTGATTCCGTCGGGACTGACGGGGCTCGAACCCGCAGCTTCCGCCTTGACAGGGCGGTGCTCTAACCAATTGAACTACAATCCCCAGGAAATAAAGTGTAAAGTGTAGAGTATACATACTCTTATGATTGCATTTAAACCATTTCTTTTTCGATTCGAATCGCCGTGGTGCAAGGGTAACAGAGGCTTGAGTGCTATATTGATATCTCCATGGATGGGCACTTTAGTGAGAGCGACACAGATTACTAGTAATCCTTTTACTATTGCCAAATCGGGTAATAATCAATCTTTAAATGAAAAAAAGATTTCTTTTACTTACACTTTCGATTTAGACTTATATTATGAAATTCGATTTTTAGCAAAAAAAAATAAGAATTTGTGCGAACAAATAAAATAAATAGAACAGAGCAAATAAAGCGGTAGGGATATATCAGAAAATTGTACTTTTTTCTATTCTTTCGTTTCGTAGCCGGAATTCTTTATGAAGAACAAATGGGCTATATCATTTCATGATGGATCAGCGAATTCTTGGGCCGAGCTGGATTTGAACCAGCGTAGACATATTGCCAACGAATTTACAGTCCGTCCCCATTAACCGCTCGGGCATCGACCCAGGAAGAATCAATTCTAGGCTTATTGATAATCCACGATCAACTTCCTTTCGTAGTACCCTACCCCCAGGGGAAGTCGAATCCCCGCTGCCTCCTTGAAAGAGAGATGTCCTGAACCACTAGACGATGGGGGCATACTTGCCCGACCGCCATCATACTATATTATGCTCATGGTATAGTATGAACAGTTTTTTGAAATTGTCAATATAATGGAATGGTCTGACTAGACCCGAAAGATCTTTCTGTCTTTCAAAATTCCATAAAATTTTGGAATTCGTCATTTATATTCCTAAATCATTCATTCGAATCACCATTCTATAAATAAATCTATCTTGAATTCTATAAAATAGAATGAATATCTTATGGATTCATTATTCCATTTAAATATTAATTAAAACTGAAAATAAGAAAAAAAATAACAATTTTTGAATGAAATGAAAATAAATAAAAGAAAAAGAAATAGAAGTAATACGAAGTAAGGATCCTTTCAGGAAGTGATTGGTCTGCCCGGAAAAGGGGGTTAAACTCCAGTTCTTCCACTTTCATTGATTCACTCCTTCTTCAGATGAGATAGAAGTATCTCTATCTCACAACAAGCTAGGAAATTAACAAACGCCCCATTTTGAAATCTGGGGAGGGGGATCAAGATCAAGAAGTTATCGAAATTTTTTCTTTAAGAATTTATTTGATTCAGGGAACAAATTCAATTTCTTCATCATATGATTCGATAAAATATTTTGAATCTATGTCGAATTGGTAGATAATCTCAATCAAATGAATTTCGTTTTAATGGGAGTCAATTTATTAATTAATTAGGGTCAGCCTTGAAACAATTCATTGCATTGCTATTTATCAAATCGAATTTTGACCCTATACTATCTAGGTAGGTCAAATTTTTCGTTACTGAATGAACCACACTAGCCATTCAGAGTCTACTGCATAGATTTCTATAAATAGAATCTATAGATAGAAATATCTATAATATATAGATATATCTTATATGCATAGTAGGAACTGATTCAGGAATTGAATCAAATGGGCCCTTTTAACTCAGTGGTAGAGTAACGCCATGGTAAGGCGTAAGTCATCGGTTCAAATCCGATAAGGGGCTTTTTTTTTCATAAAACTCCATCGCTATTATTCATAATTATTCATATATGAATGGAAAATAGATATATTGTTGATATTTGTAATAAAAAAAGGAACTAACTCTATCATTTTTATTATGATAAGTTCTCATTATCGATAAGTTATCATTATCATGAGTTATAGTAATTTTAGTTAGAAAATAAAGTGGAACACTTGTTTATATTTATTATAATAAATAATCATAACATAAGCCGTCTCTTGAATTGCCAAATATTCCTATTTTCCATTATTCCAATCAAATCGATTCTAAAAATAAGAAATCAACAAACAAAATAAAAAGTAAGTAGACCTAGCCCATTGAATCATCACTATATCCACTATTCTGATATTCAAATTCGATAGAGAAAAAATTGTAAGATTGGATCTTTTTTTATTTATTTGGACTCCGCAAGAATCTGTCGATATTTCCGATTCCATTTTCTTGTTCCTAGGATATTGAAGAGGAATAAATTGATATTTCGTTCCTTCACAGAGAAAGGTTTATTCAAAGTCACAACACAAGAGCCTTTTTTTTTCAATATCTTTCTTTAATTCCAGAACACAAGATCCATTTCTATAGATAAGATAGATCTATCAGATCATATCTTCATGTACCAAATCCAAATATTTGGATATCGATACATACGATATCTTTTTTCCGACAATGGGATGGTGAAGAATGAATGTGAGAAAGATACGTTCATTTTGAGTCTCCTTTTTTTTTAATTGTATTTTTTTTTACAAAAATAGGAAATTAACTTCTCATTTTTTTCTGACAGATAAAAAAGAAAATAATAGAAAAATATTCAAATTGTATTTTTTGCTTCGAACCGCGAAAGATATACTCTGGAGTTTTCTATTCATCTCAAGTAAAAGGAAATATAATAAAAAAGACAATAAAAGAAAATGAAAGAATACAAAAGAATAAGGTAATCAAATATGAAATATAGAATAGTCGAGTAGTTTAATACAATAGAAATGAATACATTGATTTTCTCAACTCACGAACAAGATCCAAGAATAAGATTAGTTGATCGACCAAGAGGAGGAAGTCTGTGGATCAACTGATATCGGGAGAAAGGATCCCTTTCTCCTTGATAAATTCTTTCAAAAAATTGATCTATCTGATTGATGATTCATATTGATGATTCATAGGGTAATTCAAGGTTCAGGTGCTTATTAAAAATAGGAACAAATAACCGAATTGATTTCATGGATTTACCTAGTTCAGGTTATGGACCAAGAAAGGTTTTTTTTATCTTCGAAACCCATTAGAATTAAAGAGGGGGCCGTGTACGAGAAGTCAAATCATATATAAATAAATGATCGAATCCTCAAACGCCCTGAAAATGCCATGAGGTGTTCGGAAATGGTTGAAGTAGTTGAATAGGAGGAT from Eucalyptus grandis chloroplast, complete genome harbors:
- the petN gene encoding cytochrome b6/f complex subunit VIII codes for the protein MYMDIVSLAWAALMVVFTFSLSLVVWGRSGL
- the psbM gene encoding photosystem II protein M, with product MEVNILAFIATALFILVPTAFLLIIYVKTVSQSD